The following nucleotide sequence is from Rubrobacter radiotolerans DSM 5868.
CGCACAAAGCGTTCGTTGCGCTCGATGTCGCGGCGCAGCCCGGCCTCGCGGATGCGCTGCGAGCGCTCGAAGAACCAGCGTCCGAGCGCGATAAACGGGGTCCTTGTCGGGATCTCGACGAGCGTCAGAGCGTGCTCGTGACAGGCCCGGACGATGCCCTCCGGGACCGACTCGCTCCCCAGGAGAAGCCCCCACCCGAGCGCGGAGACCCCCGCTCTCGCAAGAGCAGCGACAAACGAGCCTGCGCGGTCCTCGCTCGCGTTCCAGATCCCGGCCGAGAGAATGAACTCCCCGCCGCTCACATAGTCCGACGGATCGAGAAGCTCCGTAACGTGGACCCAGCTTACAGGGAGGTCGAGGTCGCCCCGCACGATGATGCGCAGCCCGAGCGACTCGTCGTCGAGAAAGTCCCGGACCTTTGTCTCCGCACGCTCTACCGAGTCCATTGGAGGATCATCCAACAAAACCACAGAAAAGTCATGTATCCCGACGTATCTTTCCGGGATCGCTAGATATAGATTGCACGAACGCACAGCTTGAGGACGATAGTGGGAAGGTTGCAGGAGGCATCATGCTTAAGAGGATCTCCGCGCAGTTCGCGCACGATGACGTAAAGGCCGGGGGCGCAGCCGAGAGGACGATGGGCCTCAGGCGGACGTTCATGCTCTGGCTTGCGGCGAACATGGTCGTAACGACGCTGCTGACTGGCACGCTCTTCGTGCCCGGGGTCTCGTACGGGACGGCGGTGTTGATGATCGTTCTCGGGACGCTTGTCGGGGTAACGGTGCTCGCGCTCGTCGGGAACATGGGGACGCGTACGGGGATGCCGACGATGGTCCTGACGCGCGGGTCGTTCGGGGCGCGGGGCGGGAAGTTCCCGGCGGTGTTGAACCTTGCGGTCTTGATGGGGTGGTCCTGGATCCAGGCCCTCCTCGCCGGGATAACCGTCAACTACGCCGTAGAGTCCTTCACCGGCTTCTCAAGCGTCGCGCTCTTCACCGTTCTCTGCCAGGGGACGGTCGTTCTTCTCGCTCTTTTCGGTCACCGCGGCATCGAGCGCATAGAGCCCTACCTCGCGCTCGTCCTTGTCGGGCTCGCAGCCTACGTGCTCTTCCGCGTCTTCTCGCAGTTCTCCCTCGCAGACCTCGGAGGCATCCCGGTAGACCCGTCGCTCGGCTTCACGCCCGCCATAGCCTTCGATGTCGTCGTTGCGACGGCGATCTCCTGGACGGTCCTCTCGGCGGACTTCAACCGCAACGCCAAGGGCCAGAGGACGGGCATTCTCGGGACGGTCGGCGGCTACACGAGCTCGACGGTCCTCTCGATGACGCTCGGGGCGACGGCGATAAGCTACGCCATACTCTCCGGCGGGACGGTCGCCGTCTTCGACCCGACGCTCCTCGTCGAGAACTTCGGCTTTGCGGCCGCGCTCGTCGTCTTTCTCTCGGTGATGGCGACGAACACGCTCGTCGTCTATGGGATGGTGATGTCGTACCTGAACCTGAACCCCAGGAGCGGATTTCTCGCCCCCGCGCTCGTGCTCGGGGGGATCTCCATCGTCGGAGCGCTCTGGCAGGGGATACTCGACCGCTTCCTCGACTTCCTCTTCCTTATCGGGACGTTCTTCGTTCCGGTGTTTGCGATCATGCTCGCCGACTACTTTATTCTCCGGCGGGGCCGCTACCTCGCCGAAGACCTCCTCAAGGGCCGCGACGGAGCGTACTGGTTCAGCGGAGGATTCAACCCGGCGGCCTGGGCGGCATACATCGTCGGGGCGGGGCTCGCGTTCTACTGGACCCAGATCAGCCCCCTCTCCCTTGGCGCGACGCTCCCGGTCTTTTTCCTTACCTTCGCTCTCTACCTCGCGATAAGCTTCGTGCTCTCCCGCCGCTCGGCGACCGCCGGACAGCCTGAACCCCGCGAAGCCCCGCGCCGGGAGCCGGTCTGACGGTGGGGCGCATAGCCCGCATCATCGACCTCTCGCACCGCGTTGCGCCGGGGATAACGGTCTTCCCCGGCGACCCCGAGGTCGAGTTCGAGGCCGCCGCGTCGCTCGCCACGGACGGCGTGAACGTAACGCGCCTGCACCTCGGTTCCCACTCCGGCACGCACGTGGACGCCCCGAGTCACTTTATCGAGGGCGCGGCCGGGATAGACGAGATCGACCCGAAGGTCTTTGTCGGTCCCGCCGTCCTTGTCGACTTGCGGAAGAAGGGCGAGCGGGAGCCGGTAACGCCGGAGGACCTCGCGCCCTATGTCGGGCGTCTGGGGGCGGGCGTGATCGCCGTCCTCCACACCGGCTGGGACCGCTTCTGGGGGACCTCCCGGTACCTCGATCACCCCTACCTCAGTCCGGACGCTGCGCGGACGCTCGTGGCGAGCGGGGTTCGCGCTGTTGCGACCGACGCGCTGAACGTAGACGAGACGCGTCCCGACGGGGACGGCGAGTACCCGGCGCACCGGGAGATACTCGGGGCCGGGGGTGTGATCGCCGAGAACCTCACGAACCTCGCGGGGGTAGACTTCCCCGACCCTCTCGTAAGCCTTCTGCCTGTGAAGCTCGCCGCAACCGACGGCGCGCCCGCTCGGGCCGTCGCCCTGGAGTTGATCTAACCCCCAGAAAGGAGATGCCGGTGTCCCATCCAGACGAAAGCGCCGTGCTCGCCTCCGCCGACCGGCTCGTTCGGGCCTTCGGCGAGGGCCGCGTCGAAGACTACTTCGCCTGCTTCCATCCTGAGGCGACCTTTGTCTTCTACACGAGCTACCGGAGGCTTGAGTCCCGCGCCGAGTGGCGCGAGCTGTGGGACGAGCTCGCCCGCGAGGAGGGCTTCCGGGTTCTTGAGTGCGAGTCGAGCGCGCGCCGGGTGCAGCTCTTCGGGGACGCGGCGGTCTTTACCCACGACGTCCGGACCCGCGTCTCTACGCACGCCGGGGAGGAGACGCTCGACGAGCGCGAAACAATAATCTTTGTCCGGGAGGACGGAGAGTGGTTCGCCGTTCACGAGCACCTCTCCCCGGCCGGAAGTACGACCGAGAGCCAGACCGAAAAGGAGCACGCTTGACCCGCTACGAGCCCGAAGACTCGTTTGTAACGCCCCGCTTCTCCGGGGTGAGGACGTTCATGCGCCTGCCAAACACTCGCGACCTTGCAAACGCCGACGTCGCGTTCGTCGGGGTACCGTTCGACACGGGCGCGACCTTCCGCGTCGGGGGGCGTTTCGGGCCGGAGGGGATAAGAAGCGCCTCGCACCTCCTCAGGCGCTACAACCCCTCGCTCGGGGTCGGGATCTTCGACCACCTGTCGGCTATCGACTACGGCGACGTGCCCGTCGTTCCGGGCTACATCGAGGAGAGCTACAGCCGCATCGAGGAGGCGATGCTCCCCCTCCACGAGGCCGGGGTCGTCCCGATAGCCCTCGGCGGTGACCACTCGATCGCCCTGCCGCTTTTGCGTGCGGCGGCGAAGGTTCACGGACCGCTCGCCCTTGTCCAGTTCGACTCCCACCCGGACACCTGGGACTCGTACTTCGGCAAAAAGCACACGCACGGCACGCCCTTCGTCCGGGCCGTCGAGGAAGGTCTCCTGAAGCCGGAGTGCTCGATCCAGGTCGGAATGCGGGGCTCGGTCTACGACGAGCGCGACTGGAACGACGCCCGCGACCTCGGCTTCGACCTCGTCCCCGCCGACGAGGTACGCGAGAAGGGCATAGAGGCCACGATACGGCGCATCCGCGAGCGTGTCGGTGACGCGAAAGCCTACGTATCCTTCGACATAGACTTTGTAGACCCGGCCTTCGCGCCGGGGACGGGGACGCCCGAGGTCGGGGGTTTCACGAGCTGGGAGTCGCAGCGCTTCGTTCGCTCGCTCGCCGGGCTGGACGTCGCTGGCTTCGACATCGTGGAGGTGTATCCGGCCTACGATGGTCCGGGGCAGATCACGGCCCTCCTCGCGGCGAACCTCGCCCACGACATGCTCTCGCTCGTCGCGCTGGCGAGGCGCGGAAAAGACTAGCTTACCGGGTGCGCCTCCCGGCGCGACGCGTGACGTGAGAAAATACCTCTGCGGTCGGGGCCGAGGCACGGAGGAGCGAGATGAGGGTTTTCGGAGGCAGCGGAAGGCGCGACGTGCGGACGGACGGCCCGGACGGCGGCTCCGGGAGCGCGCTCTGCATTGCGAGCGTCGGGAGCTTCCTGAGCGTTCTCTCCATAGGCAGCGTCGGAAGCATACTCTCTATCGGTAGCGCGGGGAGCATACTCTCCATCGGGAGCGCGGGCTCCGTTCTGTCTATCGGCAGCGCGGGGAGCATTCTTTCGATCGGGAGTGCGGGCTCGGTCTTCTCCATCGGCGGTGCGGGAGACTCACCCAACCGCAGGCCCGAGCGCCCCGACGACGAAGAGGCCTGGTAGGGCGGCGGGATATAATCCGCCGGATAAACTGGATAAAAACAAAGAAAACAAAGAAAACAGACCCGCAAAGAGATAGGAGCGAGCGATGCTCAAGTCGACACAGATAAAGACGGAGGTGCCCGGTCCGAAGAGCCGCGAGTTGCAGGAGCGGCGCAAGAA
It contains:
- a CDS encoding purine-cytosine permease family protein, yielding MLKRISAQFAHDDVKAGGAAERTMGLRRTFMLWLAANMVVTTLLTGTLFVPGVSYGTAVLMIVLGTLVGVTVLALVGNMGTRTGMPTMVLTRGSFGARGGKFPAVLNLAVLMGWSWIQALLAGITVNYAVESFTGFSSVALFTVLCQGTVVLLALFGHRGIERIEPYLALVLVGLAAYVLFRVFSQFSLADLGGIPVDPSLGFTPAIAFDVVVATAISWTVLSADFNRNAKGQRTGILGTVGGYTSSTVLSMTLGATAISYAILSGGTVAVFDPTLLVENFGFAAALVVFLSVMATNTLVVYGMVMSYLNLNPRSGFLAPALVLGGISIVGALWQGILDRFLDFLFLIGTFFVPVFAIMLADYFILRRGRYLAEDLLKGRDGAYWFSGGFNPAAWAAYIVGAGLAFYWTQISPLSLGATLPVFFLTFALYLAISFVLSRRSATAGQPEPREAPRREPV
- the speB gene encoding agmatinase, whose amino-acid sequence is MTRYEPEDSFVTPRFSGVRTFMRLPNTRDLANADVAFVGVPFDTGATFRVGGRFGPEGIRSASHLLRRYNPSLGVGIFDHLSAIDYGDVPVVPGYIEESYSRIEEAMLPLHEAGVVPIALGGDHSIALPLLRAAAKVHGPLALVQFDSHPDTWDSYFGKKHTHGTPFVRAVEEGLLKPECSIQVGMRGSVYDERDWNDARDLGFDLVPADEVREKGIEATIRRIRERVGDAKAYVSFDIDFVDPAFAPGTGTPEVGGFTSWESQRFVRSLAGLDVAGFDIVEVYPAYDGPGQITALLAANLAHDMLSLVALARRGKD
- a CDS encoding nuclear transport factor 2 family protein, translated to MSHPDESAVLASADRLVRAFGEGRVEDYFACFHPEATFVFYTSYRRLESRAEWRELWDELAREEGFRVLECESSARRVQLFGDAAVFTHDVRTRVSTHAGEETLDERETIIFVREDGEWFAVHEHLSPAGSTTESQTEKEHA
- a CDS encoding cyclase family protein, encoding MGRIARIIDLSHRVAPGITVFPGDPEVEFEAAASLATDGVNVTRLHLGSHSGTHVDAPSHFIEGAAGIDEIDPKVFVGPAVLVDLRKKGEREPVTPEDLAPYVGRLGAGVIAVLHTGWDRFWGTSRYLDHPYLSPDAARTLVASGVRAVATDALNVDETRPDGDGEYPAHREILGAGGVIAENLTNLAGVDFPDPLVSLLPVKLAATDGAPARAVALELI